One genomic region from Papaver somniferum cultivar HN1 unplaced genomic scaffold, ASM357369v1 unplaced-scaffold_24, whole genome shotgun sequence encodes:
- the LOC113340889 gene encoding uncharacterized protein LOC113340889: MLSFWWEPGGGTISSMFSVMIFASHISVSKEVCAFENLPIEIEQGAASSSPTISSESCSKGVQEATANPKKSSLACDSVMTLLDMYAGMSTGLCMGAAASDVDLTFADYMFEIDTFQTMHGLDGRQTRIGDAATSSCFLILELIKRSYKVNPSSVLMGRKNCRIYCRYLELSM; the protein is encoded by the exons ATGTTATCATTTTGGTGGGAACCCGGAGGAGGAACAATCAGTTCAATGTTTAGCGTGATGATATTTGCCTCTCACATCAGT GTGTCTAAGGAAGTTTGCGCTTTTGAGAACCTACCCATTG AAATTGAACAAGGTGCTGCCTCATCATCACCTACAATTTCTAGTGAAAGTTGTTCCAAAGGGGTTCAGGAAGCTACTGCTAATCCCAAGAAGTCTTCCTTAGCATGTGATTCAGTTATGACACTACTCGACATGTATGCCGGGATGTCTACAGGACTTTGCATGGGTGCAGCTGCATCGGATGTCGATCTTACCTTTGCTGATTACATGTTCGAAATTGATACCTTCCAGACCATGCATGGTCTTGACGGAAGACAG ACACGCATAGGAGATGCTGCGACATCTTCCTGTTTCCTCATACTAGAACTGATAAAAAGAAGTTACAAAGTAAACCCGAGTTCAGTATTGATGGGCAGAAAAAACTGCCGCATATACTGCCGCTACCT GGAACTGTCGATGTGA